The following are from one region of the Nostoc cf. commune SO-36 genome:
- a CDS encoding TspO/MBR family protein — MIPSWIIIGAVTFFVALGSFFITPRDVKWFANLSRPRWLVFEPLIPVIWTVIFICGAASAYVVWEKNPGSPITWLLMALYLLVEIITVAYIPSMLRFRSLKVGEVLGLIGLISGVVLAICVLPISLMAALLLLPYLVWTPIGTYTTDELKELNPLDA; from the coding sequence TTCGTCGCCCTTGGTAGTTTCTTCATCACACCGCGTGATGTTAAATGGTTTGCAAATTTAAGTCGCCCGCGTTGGCTAGTTTTTGAGCCGTTGATTCCAGTCATCTGGACTGTAATTTTTATTTGCGGTGCAGCTTCAGCTTATGTTGTCTGGGAAAAAAATCCCGGAAGCCCAATTACTTGGCTATTAATGGCTTTGTACCTCTTGGTGGAAATTATCACCGTTGCCTATATACCTTCAATGTTAAGGTTTCGCAGCCTCAAAGTTGGGGAAGTTCTTGGGCTAATCGGTTTGATTTCAGGCGTTGTCCTCGCAATCTGCGTTTTGCCGATTTCTCTAATGGCGGCGTTGTTACTCCTTCCCTATCTAGTTTGGACTCCTATTGGTACTTACACCACCGACGAGTTAAAAGAGTTGAATCCTCTAGATGCTTGA
- a CDS encoding M15 family metallopeptidase, translating into MRAYHQIPIFECGEPLMAIPLELFAVESSHPYEKLGAPYGDRSPYYLRQSVIENLIQAQNYLQLLHSNWRIQIFDAYRPVAVQQFMVDYSFAQAMQDRGLTDVELSPNQRQEIWEAVYAIWAVPSFDEKTPPPHSTGAAVDVTLVDNAGQIVNMGSPIDEMSERSHPDYYANSDRPEAQKYHAHRQLLQDVMLKVGFQRNPREWWHFSIGDQMWAWLNNQSNPANPVTARYGRLA; encoded by the coding sequence ATGAGAGCTTATCATCAAATTCCAATTTTTGAGTGTGGTGAACCGTTAATGGCGATTCCTTTAGAATTGTTTGCGGTGGAATCTTCGCATCCTTATGAAAAATTAGGTGCGCCTTATGGCGATCGCTCTCCCTATTATCTCCGTCAAAGTGTTATTGAAAATTTAATCCAAGCGCAAAATTATCTTCAACTGCTGCATTCAAACTGGCGTATCCAAATTTTTGATGCTTATCGCCCAGTAGCAGTCCAGCAGTTTATGGTAGATTACAGCTTCGCCCAAGCAATGCAAGATAGGGGATTAACTGATGTGGAATTATCCCCAAACCAACGCCAAGAAATTTGGGAAGCAGTTTATGCAATTTGGGCTGTACCAAGTTTTGATGAAAAAACTCCTCCTCCTCACAGTACAGGTGCGGCGGTGGATGTGACGCTGGTAGACAATGCAGGGCAAATAGTAAATATGGGTTCGCCAATTGATGAAATGTCAGAGCGATCGCATCCAGATTATTATGCCAATAGCGATCGCCCAGAAGCCCAAAAGTATCATGCTCACCGTCAGCTATTGCAAGATGTAATGTTAAAAGTCGGTTTTCAACGCAATCCTAGAGAGTGGTGGCATTTTTCTATTGGCGATCAAATGTGGGCTTGGCTGAATAATCAATCTAATCCAGCCAATCCTGTCACGGCACGTTATGGACGGCTTGCATAA
- a CDS encoding DUF4926 domain-containing protein gives MNKIKLLDTIATLKPIPIERLQLVEEDYTSIESLPSGQVGTIVEVYEQKEYYLVEFADTQGCEYAMATLRADEILVLHYDLAIA, from the coding sequence ATGAACAAAATTAAACTTTTGGATACTATTGCTACACTTAAGCCGATTCCCATTGAGAGATTACAACTAGTGGAAGAAGATTATACTTCTATCGAAAGCTTACCTAGTGGGCAAGTTGGGACAATTGTAGAAGTGTATGAGCAAAAAGAATATTATTTAGTTGAGTTTGCTGATACCCAGGGTTGCGAATATGCAATGGCGACTTTGAGAGCAGATGAAATCTTAGTTTTACATTATGATTTGGCAATTGCCTAA
- a CDS encoding DUF6883 domain-containing protein: MKLPNGEQAEISTEKLISYCLNPEHPSGKHKARVFASILGITLENAYVLRELIQIAAVSGEVVQQSTTQFGQQFKVDWIVPDTGGIRLRTIWETTTNKPYPRLITAFLKLNEQN; encoded by the coding sequence ATGAAATTACCCAACGGTGAACAAGCAGAGATTTCGACGGAAAAGCTTATAAGTTATTGTCTAAACCCAGAACATCCGAGTGGGAAACATAAAGCTAGAGTTTTCGCATCAATTCTAGGAATCACACTAGAAAACGCCTATGTTTTGCGTGAACTTATTCAAATAGCAGCAGTTTCAGGTGAAGTTGTTCAGCAAAGTACTACACAATTTGGTCAACAGTTTAAGGTAGATTGGATAGTACCTGATACAGGCGGAATCAGGCTGCGAACAATCTGGGAAACTACCACTAATAAACCCTATCCACGTTTGATTACTGCATTTTTGAAGTTAAATGAACAAAATTAA
- a CDS encoding aminotransferase class I/II-fold pyridoxal phosphate-dependent enzyme codes for MLNQNQTPILDALKANAGRLHAPFYTPGHKQGKGISQPLADLFGKAVFRADLTELADLDNLFAPQGVIQEAQQLAAAAFGASQTWFLVNGSTCGIEAAILATCGTGDKIILPRNVHSSAIAGLILSGAIPIFLNPEYDPVLDIAHSITPNAVESALQQHPDAKAVLTVYPTYYGVCGNLSAIANITHQYNIPLLVDEAHGAHFAFHPELPTPALAAGADLTVQSIHKVLGAMTQASMLHIQGNRIDCDRISKALQLVQSTSPSYLLLASLDAARQQMALHGKMLMSRTLQLANEARTKISQIPGLSVLSPSQGGLRGSPGFVALDKTRLTVTVSGLGLTGFEADEILDEKFAVTAEFASLQHLTFIISLGNTSADIEQLVQSFTTLAKEYRRTNLTVKSDLCQDIFTAKCHPLHFSPREAFFAVSEILPLIQTNQRICAEIVCPYPPGIPLLMPGEVITKPVLDYLQQIQAMGGFISGCNDTSFKTLKVLKI; via the coding sequence ATGCTCAATCAAAACCAAACACCTATATTAGATGCCTTAAAAGCCAATGCAGGAAGACTCCATGCACCTTTTTACACCCCAGGACATAAACAAGGTAAGGGAATTTCTCAACCCTTAGCTGACTTATTTGGTAAAGCCGTCTTTCGCGCTGATTTAACCGAATTAGCAGATTTAGATAATCTCTTTGCACCCCAAGGCGTTATTCAAGAAGCACAACAACTAGCAGCAGCAGCTTTTGGCGCTTCACAAACATGGTTCCTTGTCAATGGTTCTACCTGTGGGATTGAAGCAGCAATTCTCGCTACCTGTGGCACAGGCGATAAAATTATTCTGCCTCGCAATGTACATTCATCTGCGATCGCTGGTTTAATTCTCTCCGGTGCAATACCAATTTTTCTCAATCCTGAATACGATCCAGTTTTAGATATTGCCCATAGCATCACGCCCAACGCTGTAGAATCTGCACTCCAACAACATCCAGATGCCAAAGCAGTGTTGACAGTTTACCCAACATATTACGGCGTTTGTGGAAATTTGAGTGCGATCGCCAACATTACACATCAATATAATATTCCTCTACTTGTAGATGAAGCCCACGGCGCACACTTTGCTTTTCATCCAGAATTACCCACTCCAGCCTTAGCCGCAGGTGCTGATTTAACTGTACAATCCATCCACAAAGTACTCGGTGCGATGACACAGGCATCAATGCTGCATATTCAAGGTAACAGGATAGATTGCGATCGCATCAGTAAAGCTTTGCAACTCGTACAATCTACCAGTCCTAGTTATTTACTTTTAGCTTCTTTAGATGCAGCGCGTCAGCAAATGGCACTCCACGGAAAAATGCTGATGTCTCGCACTTTACAACTTGCTAATGAAGCTAGAACAAAAATCAGTCAAATTCCTGGCTTATCTGTTTTAAGCCCTTCTCAAGGGGGGTTGAGGGGATCTCCCGGCTTTGTAGCTTTAGACAAAACACGATTAACTGTCACTGTTTCTGGTTTAGGTTTAACCGGATTTGAGGCAGATGAAATTCTAGATGAAAAATTTGCTGTCACCGCCGAATTCGCTTCACTGCAACATCTCACCTTTATCATTAGTTTAGGCAACACCTCAGCCGATATTGAGCAACTGGTACAAAGTTTTACCACTCTTGCCAAAGAATATCGCCGAACCAACTTAACTGTTAAAAGCGATCTTTGCCAGGATATTTTCACTGCAAAGTGCCATCCTTTACATTTTTCTCCCCGTGAAGCCTTTTTTGCTGTCAGCGAAATATTACCTTTGATACAGACTAATCAACGCATCTGTGCAGAAATCGTCTGTCCCTATCCTCCAGGAATTCCCTTGTTAATGCCGGGAGAAGTCATCACCAAACCCGTTCTTGACTATCTGCAACAAATCCAGGCGATGGGGGGATTTATTAGCGGTTGCAATGACACAAGCTTCAAAACTTTGAAAGTGCTGAAAATTTAA
- a CDS encoding ABC transporter ATP-binding protein: MAPAVFIQNLQKRYGTVVAVQDVSFQVEPGEIFGLLGPNGAGKTTTLRALCTLTTPDAGKIEVSGISVLDNPRVARQRLGYVAQEVAIDKVLTGKELLQLQAALYHLPGAVAKQRIETVLDLLGLQEYANKKTGTYSGGLRKRLDLAAGLLHSPDVLVLDEPTVGLDIETRFVVWDFLRKLRASGTTVVITSHYLEEVDALADRVAIIDRGVVIAAGTPSQLKDQVGGDRITLRIREFSPIEEAEKAKNLLQPLPFVQEVIINSAQGNSLNLVVTPQNDVLINIQQALNTAGLPIFGIAQSRPSLDDVYLAATGRTLMDAELAAVATRDPKAEKKQNMR; the protein is encoded by the coding sequence ATGGCTCCCGCCGTTTTCATTCAAAATTTGCAAAAACGCTACGGTACAGTAGTTGCCGTCCAAGATGTTTCCTTTCAGGTAGAACCAGGAGAAATCTTTGGTTTACTTGGCCCCAACGGTGCTGGGAAAACTACTACCTTGCGTGCCTTGTGTACACTCACCACGCCGGATGCTGGCAAAATCGAAGTATCTGGCATCTCTGTGTTAGATAATCCGAGGGTGGCAAGACAACGACTAGGCTATGTAGCCCAGGAAGTAGCTATAGATAAGGTGTTGACTGGAAAAGAATTGCTGCAATTGCAAGCCGCACTTTATCACCTTCCAGGCGCAGTAGCCAAACAGCGCATCGAGACGGTATTAGATTTACTCGGTTTGCAAGAATACGCCAATAAAAAGACAGGAACCTACTCTGGCGGTTTACGCAAGCGTCTAGACTTAGCTGCTGGATTACTCCATTCACCGGATGTTTTGGTGTTGGATGAGCCAACTGTGGGACTTGATATAGAAACCCGTTTTGTCGTTTGGGATTTCCTACGAAAATTACGCGCCTCTGGGACGACGGTAGTAATTACCAGTCATTACTTAGAAGAGGTTGACGCTTTAGCCGATCGCGTGGCAATTATAGATCGCGGCGTTGTAATTGCTGCTGGCACACCTTCACAATTAAAAGATCAAGTAGGGGGCGATCGCATCACTTTGCGAATCCGTGAGTTTTCCCCGATTGAGGAAGCAGAAAAAGCTAAAAACCTCTTGCAACCTTTGCCGTTTGTGCAAGAAGTGATCATCAACAGCGCTCAAGGTAATTCCCTCAACTTGGTGGTGACACCTCAAAATGATGTCCTGATTAACATACAGCAAGCGCTGAATACTGCTGGCTTGCCCATATTTGGTATTGCCCAATCTCGCCCTAGCCTCGATGACGTTTACCTCGCCGCTACAGGACGCACACTAATGGATGCAGAACTAGCAGCCGTTGCCACTCGCGATCCTAAAGCTGAGAAAAAGCAGAATATGAGATAG
- a CDS encoding ABC transporter permease, translating to MSVTPKSDINWQPLASPQADANPAPNFFGELVQETLALTRRLFIQLQRRPSTLVAGIIQPVMWLVLFGALFQNAPKGLFGSTTNYGQFLAAGVIVFTAFAGALNAGLPVMFDREFGFLNRLLVAPLASRFSIVFASAIFIISQSLLQAAVIVAAAAFIGAGLPDATGLFAIALIVFLLALGVTAISLGLAFALPGHIELIAVIFVTNLPLLFASTALAPLSFMPQWLQVVATLNPLSYAIEPIRYLYLHSSWELNSVVMQAPWGDVTFGGALLVLFGFAVVALLSIQPQLRRTLA from the coding sequence ATGAGCGTTACTCCTAAATCTGATATCAATTGGCAGCCGTTAGCATCGCCACAAGCAGATGCTAATCCTGCACCTAACTTTTTCGGTGAATTGGTACAAGAGACGTTGGCTTTAACTCGTCGCTTGTTTATTCAATTGCAACGGCGTCCCTCCACATTGGTTGCCGGAATTATTCAGCCTGTAATGTGGTTGGTGCTATTTGGTGCATTATTTCAAAATGCCCCCAAGGGATTGTTCGGCAGTACGACAAATTACGGACAATTTTTGGCTGCTGGAGTAATTGTGTTTACAGCTTTTGCTGGGGCGCTGAATGCTGGTTTGCCCGTAATGTTTGATCGCGAGTTCGGCTTTTTGAATCGTTTGCTGGTAGCACCGTTAGCATCACGGTTTTCCATTGTCTTTGCTTCAGCAATCTTTATCATCAGCCAAAGTTTGCTGCAAGCTGCTGTGATTGTTGCAGCAGCAGCGTTTATTGGGGCTGGACTACCAGATGCAACGGGTTTATTTGCGATCGCTCTAATTGTCTTCCTCTTAGCTTTGGGTGTAACAGCCATCTCCCTTGGTTTAGCTTTCGCTCTACCCGGACACATTGAATTGATTGCAGTGATTTTCGTCACTAATCTACCATTATTGTTTGCGAGTACTGCTTTAGCACCTCTATCCTTCATGCCTCAATGGTTGCAGGTTGTGGCTACTTTAAATCCTCTCAGCTATGCGATCGAACCAATTCGCTATTTGTATCTCCACAGTAGTTGGGAACTAAATAGCGTAGTCATGCAAGCTCCTTGGGGTGATGTTACCTTTGGGGGAGCATTGTTAGTTTTGTTTGGCTTTGCCGTTGTTGCATTGCTGAGTATTCAACCCCAACTGCGGCGGACTCTTGCTTAA
- a CDS encoding peroxiredoxin codes for MPLAVGTDAPAFTAKDTNGNTVSLSDLRGKTVVLYFYPKDDTPGCTKQACSFRDAQAQYQGKDIVILGVSADDEVSHQAFTQKYNLNFPLLADSDKSLIKAFDVDGGGYAKRVTYVIDPNGKITHVDSSVNTTTHASDVLAVLGL; via the coding sequence ATGCCTCTAGCAGTTGGTACGGATGCACCTGCATTTACCGCCAAAGATACAAACGGCAACACAGTCTCGCTATCTGATTTGAGGGGAAAGACAGTAGTTTTGTATTTTTACCCCAAAGATGACACCCCAGGTTGCACCAAACAAGCTTGTAGTTTTCGGGATGCCCAAGCTCAATATCAAGGTAAAGATATTGTCATCTTGGGAGTCAGTGCTGATGATGAAGTCTCCCATCAAGCATTCACCCAAAAATATAATTTGAATTTTCCTTTATTGGCTGACAGTGACAAATCCCTCATCAAAGCTTTCGATGTAGATGGCGGTGGTTATGCCAAACGCGTCACCTACGTAATTGACCCCAACGGTAAAATTACCCATGTTGACAGCAGTGTAAATACCACCACCCATGCTAGCGATGTTTTGGCTGTACTTGGGCTGTAG